Genomic segment of Myxococcus stipitatus:
TGGTGCCGCCTCCCGGCCAGGAGTGAGGGTCCGCGCGGGAGCAGGTCCGCTCCCGCACGGATTCCCTGCAGGCCCGGCGAACACCCGCTAGTGTCCCGCCTCGTCGAGCAGTCTCCCCCTCAAGAGGAAGGACCCTCCGTCATGACGATTCGCGCGCTGCTGACCGCCACCGTCCTCACCGCCGCTTCCCCTGTGCTGGCCCAGGACGCGGCCGCTCCCGCCGCCACGCCCCCCGCCGCGCCGCCCAAGGTGGCGCCCGCCAAGGGCGAGTCGGCCCGGGCCATGGTGAAGGATGCCCAGGGCAAGGACGTGGGCGAGGTCATCTTCGAGCAGACCAAGCACGGGGTGCTCATCAAGGGGCAGCTGGAGAACCTGCCCGCGGGCCAGCACGCCTTCCACATCCACGAGACGGGCAAGTGCGAGGCGCCGGACTTCAAGACGGCGGGCGGCCACTTCAACCCGACGAAGAAGGCCCACGGCATCCTCTCGCCCAAGGGCAAGCACGTGGGCGACCTGCCGAACCTCTACGTCGACAAGGACGGCAAGGTGACGTTCGACACGTTCTCGCAGAACGGCCTCACCGTGAAGTCCCTGTTCGACAAGGACGGCTCCGCGGTCGTCATCCACGTCAAGGAGGACGACTATCACTCGGACCCCACCGGCGACGCCGGCGGCCGCATCGCCTGCGGCGTGGTGGAGAAGTAGTCCACCGCCACGCCCCGTGGCCCCTTCTCCAGAGGGGCCACGCGTGAGCGCCCGCCTCAGTGCACGGGGCGGGCGACCGCGGCGGCCGGGGTCTCCTTCACCGGCGTGAAGAGCAGGTCCTGGAAGTCGAAGCTGAAGTCGGTCAGCGGGGAGATGGGCTGCATCCGCATCTCCGCCAGCGTGCCATCGGGCTTCAGCGAGAAGGACACGAAGGCATCCGCGTTGAGCGAGCGGTCCGTCCAGCGCGCGACGAACGTGTCGTATTGCCAGTGGGACAGCTCACCGACGAGGCTCGGCGTCCGGGTGAAGCGCAGCAGCCACTTGTCGCCTTCCTTCGTCACCGTCACGTCGCCGTACCACGCGTCGCGGTACTTGCCGGCGTAGGACTCCATCGGCAGGGACGGCTTGCTCTGCGCGTTGCGCATGCCGCCCTGGAGCGCCACCTTCTCCTCCGCCTTCGCGCGCTTGGAGTCGTCATCCGCCTTGAACGCGGCGACCCAGTCCGTCTTCGGCGCGCCGACGAACGCATCCAGCACCGTCCACAGGGGCACCTCGAAGCCGCTGCGCTCCTCCTGGTTCGTCAGCACGGCGATGCCCAGCCCCAGCTCCGGCACCAGCATCACCCGCGAGAAGTAGCCCGGCAGCGCGCCGCTGTGGCCCACGAGCTTGTAGCCCCGGTAGTCGCGCACGCCCCAGCCCAGCGCGTACGCGGAGAAGTTCGCGCGCAGGGACTCCAGCGACTTGGAGGGCTCGGAGATGCCCATCACCGTCTGCGCCGCCCACATCTCCTTCGACTGCGCCTCGCTGAACAGGCGCTTCTTGCCGTCCGTGCCCGGAATCACGCCGCGGCCCAGCTGCGTCATCATCCATTTGGCCAGGTCATTCACGGTGGAGTTGATGGCCGCCGCGGGCGCGTTGTTGTCGATGCTCGTGGGGGCCAGGGCCTTGAGCACCCCATCCGCCTTCGCGTGCGGCGTCGCGACGTTGGCCGCCACGCGCAGGCCCTTCACGTGCGTGCTGCTGTCGCGCATGCCCAGCGGCATGAAGATGCGCTCGCGCACGAAGTCGCGCCAGTGACGGCCGCTCGCCTTCTCGATGACCTTGCCCGCGACGAGGTAGAGGATGTTGTCGTAGGCGTAGCGGCTGCGGAAGCTGATGGACGGACGGATGTGGCGCAGCTTGGAGACAATCTCGTCCTCGGTGAACGTGGTCGGCGGGAAGTACAGCAAGTCACCCGCGCCCAGGCCCAGGCCGCTGCGGTGGACGAGCAAGTCCCGCACCGTCAGCTCCCGCGTGACGTACGGGTCGAACATCTGGAACGACGGCAGGTGGTCCACCACGCGGTCGTCCCACTGGAGCTTCCCCTCGTCGACGAGGATGGCCAGCGCCGCCGCCGTGAAGGCCTTGCTGTTGGAGGCGATGTTGAACAGCGTGTCCGCCGTCACCGGCGTCGCGTCACCCTGCTTGCGCACGCCATAGCCCTTGGCCAGCAGGACCTTGCCGTCCTTCACCACGGCCAGGGCCACGCCAGGGACCTCGAAGGTCTTCAGGGTCCGCTCGATGGTCGCATCCAGGTCCGGTGGCAGGGATTGCGCGAGCGGGGAGGACAGCGGCAGGACGATGAGCAGCAGCGCGAGGGCAAGACGCACGAAGACTCCGAAAGAGGTGCCGGTTCGGCGTCCCTGTCTAGCCCACTTCGGGACCCCGCCCCAGCGCCTCCCGCCGCGAGGCATACCTCGCCCCGCCCCCGCGTCCGCTCAGACGTAGCCGAACCGGCGCCGCGCGAACCACTCCGCGCCCAGCAGGCCGATGAGGGCCACCAGGTAGTACCAGCGGTCCCACAGCGGCTGGTCCTTCGCGCGGCCCACCTCGACGACCGGCGGGTCGAGCAGCGGCACGTCCGGCAGCCCGTCCTGCGGCAGCTTGTACGACTTGCCGCCCGTCACCTGCGCAATGGCCTCCATCAGCTCCGGCCGCACGGAGGCATCCGACAGCTCCGGGCCCACCGCGCGCACCGCCACCGCGTCCTCGCCCTGCCCCAGCTCCGTCTCACCCTTCTTCGCCGTCGCGAGCAGCTTGTATGGCCCCGGCTCGGGCGGCGCGAACTCCAGGCGCACCACGCCGTCCTGTCCCGTCGCGCCCGTCTGCACCGCCACGGCCTTCTGCGAGGCCACGGAGAACAGCTCCACGCGGACCTGGGCGTCCTGCGCGGGCTGGTAGTCCGCGCTGCGCGCCTGCACCACCACCGCCACGGGGCGCCCCGGCTCCACCGCCGGAGGGTCCGCCGTCACCTTCAGCGTCGTCAGGTCCGGGTCCCGCACCAGCCACCGCAGCGCATTGCCCCAGAAGCGGTCATACGCGCGGTTGGGCGAGCCATCCCGGTGCGCCGCGAACGCCCAGTACCAGGACGCGTCCGTGGCCATCACCAGCGAGCGGCCCCGGCCGTAGTCCCACACGGCCACGAGCGGCGCGTTCTTCCCGTCCGTGGTGAGATGCGGATGCTCCAGCAACACCGTGGCACCTGGGCGCGCACGCGTCAGGTTGGCGCCCGGGATGGGCGGCAGCTGCGCCCACGCGGCCTCGGTGGCGGACGCGCCCATGCCGATGGCCGTCACCGGGTGGCGCAGGCCCTCCGGCGTGAGGCGCGCGGTGAAGGGCTCCGGGTTGGCGGGGCCCGCGGCGACCACGGGCAGCGCTTCCATGAGCGTGGGCATGTTGGCGCGGCCCTCGCCCAGCACGCTGTCGCCGCCCAGCATCACGAAGGCGCCGCCGTTGTGGATGTAGCGCTCCAGGTTGCGCTCGTACTCGGCGATGGAGAGCGACGGGTCCGTGTAGCCGAAGTTCTGGAAGATGACGACGTCGAAGGTGTCCAGCTTCGTGTCGAAAATCTCCTCCATCGGGAACGGGATGAGGGACAGCTCGCGGTCGTTGTTCGTGCCCGGGTCGTCCGACAGCGTGCGCAGGATGTAGAACGAGATGAGGTCCACGTTGGCGTCCTGCTTCAGCAGGCCGCGCAGGTAGCGCTCGTCCCACGAGGGGCGGCCCACCACGAGCAGCACGCGCACGCGGTCCCGGATGACCTTCAGCGTGAAGGAGCGGCTGTTGTTCTCCGCCACCGCCTCGTCCGGGAAGGTGGGCACCGACACCGTGTAGACGAACCGGCCCGTCTGGTCCGGCGTGAAGGTGAAGGACACGGGCTTCACGTCGTCGGAGGTCTCCAGGCGCACCGTCTTGCTCGCCACCGTCTTGCCCTCCTGGCGGAGGACGACGGGAATCTCCTGGCCTCGGAAGCCCCGGCCATGAATCTCCGCCTCCACCGTGAGCGAGTTGCGCACGAAGGCGAAGTCATCCACCTTCAGCGCCTCGATGGAGAGGTCCTTGAGCGCCTCCTGTCCCACGGTGAAGGTGGAGACGGGCACGCCCAGGTCCACCAGCGCCGCGCGGGCCCGGCCCACCGCGCCCGCCTTCAGCTCCGCGTTGTCCGTGCCATCGCTCAACAGCAACACGCCGGACAGCTTGCGCGCGCCCTGCCCCGCGCCCGCCACCGAGCGCAGCGCGGACAAGAGGTCCGTGGTGCCTCCGCGCGGCGCCTCCTTCACCAGCGACGCGGCCGTCACCGGCGTCAGCTCCGGGTCGAAGCCGTGCAGCTCCACCGTGAAGCGGTCCTGCAGGCCCTCGAGTCCCGGCGCCGCCTTCTCCAGGAAGCGGGCCACCTGCGCGGTGCGCGTGGGCCCGCCCGGCTCGGAGGGGAAGTCCATGGACGCGGAGCGGTCCACCAGCACCGCCACGCGGTTCTTCATCCGTGCGACCTGGAGGTGGCGGATGCCGGGCTCCAGGAGGAAGAACAGCGCGGCCACGCCCGCGCCCACGCGAAGCGCCCACAAGAGGACACGCCGTCCGCGCGACGGCTCCTTGCGCACGCCCCACGCGGCCAGCGCCACTCCCAGGAGCAACCCGAGCGCGAGGAACACCACCGCCCAGGTGGGCAAGGGAGAGAGGCTGACGAGCTTCCAGGCGTTGAAGGTGGGGGAATTCATCCAGGCTCCCGGCGTCGGCCGGTGGCTTCAGCGCCGCTTGTTGAGGATGAGCGGCAGGTGGACGGCGTCGTCCTTGTAGTCCAAGCAGAGGGCGTACATGCACACGTTGATGCCCAGGCGCACCGCCAGCTCGCGCTGCGGCTCGCCGCCGGGGCTCACGTCGAACTCGAAGTCGCCCGTCTCATTGCGGCTCCACGCCCCGGCCACGTCGTTCTGCGAGTACAGCACCGCGGAGCGCTTGCCCAGGTTCGCCGCCAGCATCTGCGGCTTGTTGAGCAACCGTCCCGGCGCCGCGTCCAGGAGGAAGAAGGACTTGAACACCACGTGTCCGGAGGCCACCTCCGTCAGCGGGCTCTGCGGCAGCACCCGCGCCATCTCCCGGCGGAAGCTGGCGTCGAAGCCGTCCCCGTCGCTGCCGTCGTTGGCGTCCGCCAGCATGAAGCCGCCGTACGTCAGGTAGCGGCGCAGGTTGCCCACCTCCGCCTCGCTGAGCGGGGGGAAGGCGCCGTCGCCGCCGAAGTAGAGGAAGGGGTACTCGAAGAGGTCCGGGCTGCTGAGCGCGAAGGGCCGCGCGTCCGGCACCACCTCCACGGACGTGCGCCGCTGCAGCTCCCACGCGATGCGCCGCAGCCCCGACAGCCGTCCATCCCAACGGCCCCCGTGCTTCGCGACGGCGGGGATGAAGCGGCTCTTCTCACCGAAGGCCCACGCGCGCCGGGACAGCAGTGGGGCGAGCGCGGCGGTGCCGAGCAGGAGGTTTCGACGGGTCAGACGCCGCGCGGACATAGAGCGCCTCTATATACCGTCGACGGGTGCTCGCATTCCCCGGTATAGAGCGGGGCCATGGCAAAAGGCGGACAGACGCCGGAGCCGCCTGGCGCTCCCGAGGTCCGGGCCGCCTGGGCGCGCAAGGAGGCTGGAGACGTCGCCGGGGCACGGCGCGACGCCGAGCGTCTGCTGGCGGGCACTCCCTCCCCCGAGGACCGGGCCCAGGCCGAGGAGCTCCTGCGGCGCTCGTCCACCCCCCGGGCCCTCTACGGCTTCGCCCTCCTCGCCGCCGCTGTGTTCACCGGGCTGCTGTTATTGGCCTGGACCCGCTACGCTTAAGCACCATCGTCGGTGACCTGGAGGGCCCCATCGGGGCTGGCCCTGGCGCGCCGCAATGCAAGGAGTTGGAGCCATGGAAGGCCTCCTCCAGGCCCTCAAGGCCTATCAGGAGCTCAACCCGTCGGGCTGGGTCGGCATCTACCGGCTGCTGCCCATGTGGGCGGGCATCGTCTGCTGCGTCATCGGCGTGGCGCTCCTGCTCGTGGGCGGTGGGCCTCGCATGTTCCGCTCGCTGGCGGGCCCCCTGGGCGCGCTGCTCGGGCTGGTGTGGACGAGCGCCGTCGCCGCGAAGCTGGGCCTGACGGAGCTGGACCCCCGGGCGCCCTCCTTCGTCGCCGCGGGGCTCATGGTGCTGGGCTTCCTGTTCCCGCCCGCCATCACCTTCATCGGCCTGGGGGTTCCGCTGGGCCTGGTGGCCGGGCAGATCGCCGGGCCCCAGGACTTCCTCCTGGGCT
This window contains:
- a CDS encoding molecular chaperone DnaJ, translating into MAKGGQTPEPPGAPEVRAAWARKEAGDVAGARRDAERLLAGTPSPEDRAQAEELLRRSSTPRALYGFALLAAAVFTGLLLLAWTRYA
- a CDS encoding serine hydrolase, which codes for MRLALALLLIVLPLSSPLAQSLPPDLDATIERTLKTFEVPGVALAVVKDGKVLLAKGYGVRKQGDATPVTADTLFNIASNSKAFTAAALAILVDEGKLQWDDRVVDHLPSFQMFDPYVTRELTVRDLLVHRSGLGLGAGDLLYFPPTTFTEDEIVSKLRHIRPSISFRSRYAYDNILYLVAGKVIEKASGRHWRDFVRERIFMPLGMRDSSTHVKGLRVAANVATPHAKADGVLKALAPTSIDNNAPAAAINSTVNDLAKWMMTQLGRGVIPGTDGKKRLFSEAQSKEMWAAQTVMGISEPSKSLESLRANFSAYALGWGVRDYRGYKLVGHSGALPGYFSRVMLVPELGLGIAVLTNQEERSGFEVPLWTVLDAFVGAPKTDWVAAFKADDDSKRAKAEEKVALQGGMRNAQSKPSLPMESYAGKYRDAWYGDVTVTKEGDKWLLRFTRTPSLVGELSHWQYDTFVARWTDRSLNADAFVSFSLKPDGTLAEMRMQPISPLTDFSFDFQDLLFTPVKETPAAAVARPVH
- a CDS encoding glutamine amidotransferase, with the protein product MNSPTFNAWKLVSLSPLPTWAVVFLALGLLLGVALAAWGVRKEPSRGRRVLLWALRVGAGVAALFFLLEPGIRHLQVARMKNRVAVLVDRSASMDFPSEPGGPTRTAQVARFLEKAAPGLEGLQDRFTVELHGFDPELTPVTAASLVKEAPRGGTTDLLSALRSVAGAGQGARKLSGVLLLSDGTDNAELKAGAVGRARAALVDLGVPVSTFTVGQEALKDLSIEALKVDDFAFVRNSLTVEAEIHGRGFRGQEIPVVLRQEGKTVASKTVRLETSDDVKPVSFTFTPDQTGRFVYTVSVPTFPDEAVAENNSRSFTLKVIRDRVRVLLVVGRPSWDERYLRGLLKQDANVDLISFYILRTLSDDPGTNNDRELSLIPFPMEEIFDTKLDTFDVVIFQNFGYTDPSLSIAEYERNLERYIHNGGAFVMLGGDSVLGEGRANMPTLMEALPVVAAGPANPEPFTARLTPEGLRHPVTAIGMGASATEAAWAQLPPIPGANLTRARPGATVLLEHPHLTTDGKNAPLVAVWDYGRGRSLVMATDASWYWAFAAHRDGSPNRAYDRFWGNALRWLVRDPDLTTLKVTADPPAVEPGRPVAVVVQARSADYQPAQDAQVRVELFSVASQKAVAVQTGATGQDGVVRLEFAPPEPGPYKLLATAKKGETELGQGEDAVAVRAVGPELSDASVRPELMEAIAQVTGGKSYKLPQDGLPDVPLLDPPVVEVGRAKDQPLWDRWYYLVALIGLLGAEWFARRRFGYV
- a CDS encoding DUF4159 domain-containing protein: MSARRLTRRNLLLGTAALAPLLSRRAWAFGEKSRFIPAVAKHGGRWDGRLSGLRRIAWELQRRTSVEVVPDARPFALSSPDLFEYPFLYFGGDGAFPPLSEAEVGNLRRYLTYGGFMLADANDGSDGDGFDASFRREMARVLPQSPLTEVASGHVVFKSFFLLDAAPGRLLNKPQMLAANLGKRSAVLYSQNDVAGAWSRNETGDFEFDVSPGGEPQRELAVRLGINVCMYALCLDYKDDAVHLPLILNKRR
- a CDS encoding superoxide dismutase family protein; translation: MTIRALLTATVLTAASPVLAQDAAAPAATPPAAPPKVAPAKGESARAMVKDAQGKDVGEVIFEQTKHGVLIKGQLENLPAGQHAFHIHETGKCEAPDFKTAGGHFNPTKKAHGILSPKGKHVGDLPNLYVDKDGKVTFDTFSQNGLTVKSLFDKDGSAVVIHVKEDDYHSDPTGDAGGRIACGVVEK